In Phaeodactylum tricornutum CCAP 1055/1 chromosome 30, whole genome shotgun sequence, a single window of DNA contains:
- a CDS encoding predicted protein → MDELLPTHEPGTDFTKLYPVRSPNPGTGIELAAKKLSYRTLLESQPLACPEKLYKALPYVAQLHCSHSTLHQSKLKRKLRNRDVPSCCKRNALKQKGNAKDSKSNVAKKQRVPGKMTPPLQQQLPRQCPFPSPSTLHILAIPPSTPMVTAVQAPVSLEKSSTPPPPPPN, encoded by the coding sequence atggatgagctgcttccaacccatgaaCCCGGGACGGACTTCACAAAACTCTATCCAGTCAGAAGTCCCAATCCGGGGACTGGGATTGAGCTTGCAGCCAAAAAATTGTCGTACAGAACCCTGCTGGAGTCTCAACCGTTGGCATGCCCAGAAAAATTGTACAAAGCTCTACCCTACGTCGCCCAACTCCACTGCTCCCATTCGACTTTGCACCAATCCAAACTCAAAAGGAAATTGAGAAACCGTGACGTGCCAAGCTGCTGCAAGCGCAACGCATTGAAGCAGAAAGGCAACGCCAAAGACTCAAAAAGCAACGTCGCAAAGAAGCAGCGCGTGCCTGGGAAAATGACGCCACCATTGCAACAGCAACTGCCAAGGCAGTGTCCCTTCCCGTCACCATCCACTCTGCACATCTTGGCAATTCCCCCATCAACCCCTATGGTGACTGCCGTCCAGGCTCCAGTGTCTCTGGAAAAGTCCTCCactccccccccccccccccccaacTGA